GCCGACCCCGCGGCCTGGTACGGCGCGGTGGCCCGCTACTCCGGCGCGGACGACGAGGCCACCGCCCGCCAGTTCGCCGACGAGGTGTTCGAGGTGATCGCCGAGGGACAGGCCCGGCAGACCGACGCCGGCGGCGGCCGGGTCGCCCTCGCCGCGGCCCGGATCACCCCGCGGACCGAGCAGTTGGCCCGCCTGCACCTGCGGCACACCGTCGACGGCGCGGACTGCCCGGCCACCCTCGGCTGCGAGTGGGTCCCCGCCCCCTACCAGCAGCTCTCCGACGACCCCGGCGACTACGGCAACCACGACCTGTCCGACCGGCCGTTCAACCAGAAGATCGACTACATCGTCATCCACGACACCGAGACGCTCTACGACCCGACCCTGAAACTGGTCCAGGACCCGACGTACGTCTCCTGGCACTACACGATCCGCTCCGCCGACGGCCACGTCGCCAACCACGTCGACCCCAAGGACGCGGCCTGGCACGCCGGCAACTGGTACGTCAACGCCAAGTCCGTCGGCATCGAGCACGAGGGCTTCCTCGCCCAGGGCGGCCAGTGGTACACCGAGGCGATGTACCGCAGCTCGGCGAAGCTGGTGCGGTACCTGTCCGGCAAGTACGGCGTCCCGCTGGACCGCGCGCACGTCGTCGGCCACGACGACGTCCCCGGCACCACCACCGGCACCATCCCCGGCATGCACCAGGACCCCGGCCCGTACTGGGACTGGGACCACTACTTCGACCTGCTCGGCCGCCCCTTCCGGGCCGTCGGCGACGCCCGGACCGCCGGACTCGTCACCATCGACCCCGACTACGCGGCCAACACCGAGCCCTACTACTGCGGCGACACCCCGGCCGACCTGTGCCCCGTGCACGGCTCCGCCTCGATCACCCTGCGCACCGCGCCGCGCGACGACGCCCCGCTGGTCACCGACATCGGCATCCGCCCGGCCCCCGGCGACTGGTCGGTCTACAACCACGCCGCCCGGGTCAGCACCGGCCAGCAGTACGCCGTCGCCGACCGCTCCGGCGACTGGACCGCGATCTGGTACCTCGGTCAGAAGGGCTGGTTCCGCAACCCGTCCGCCGAGCCGACCGCCCTGCCCGCGCTCGGCCTGACCGTGGTCGCCAAGCCCGGCCGCACCTCGGTGCCGGTGTACGGCCGCGCCTACCCGGAGGCGTCCGCCTACCCGGCCGGCATCACCCCGCAGGCGATCTCGCCGCTGCCGTACCAACTGCTCCCCGGGCAGCGGTACTCCTTCGGCGGGGCCGTCCACGGCGAGTACTACTACTCCACCACCTTCGACCGGGCGAGTCACACCGTGGTCCGCGGCACCAACGTGTACTACCAGGTGCAGTTCGGCCAGCGGTTCATGTTCGTCAACGCCGACGACGTCCGGCTCGTACCGAGCTGGACGCCCGTTCCGACCGGCAGCTGAGGCCGGTAGCGTGGGGGCCGACGGCCCGGCCGTCGGCCCCCACGACCGGCCCGACGGCCAGAGAGCCAGGACAGCACGATGACAGGGCACACGCCGGGCGGGCCCACCCCCCGCCCGCGGCCCGCCGGCGCCGCACCGGACCACGGCACGGCCGCACTGCACCGCTGGGACGGTGCCGACCGGTTCGCCGCCGGAACCCCCGAAGGACTCCGCCCCACCGCCGCCGCCCCGGCGTTCCCCGGGCGCACCGCCCTGGTCTGGGACGGGGCGATCGGCTCCGAACCGTACGCCGACCCGTTCGGCCACCGCCCCGGGACGTGGCAGTACGCCCGCTGGACCTCGCCCTGGACTCCGGTCGGCCTCGACCCGGACGGCGCGCTCGGCGCCCACGACCTGGTGCCCTCCTGGACGGCCACCGGACCGGTCGGCACCAGGCTGACGGTGGACCTCCAGGTGCGCGACGCGGCGGGAGCCGAGTCCGGCTGGTTCACCATGGCCCGCTGGGCGCCCGGCGACGAGGTCGTGCACCGCACCACCGTCCCCGGGCAGACCGACGCCTTCGGAACCGTCGAGGTCGACACCCTCACCGCCGCCCCCGGCCGACCGGTGGCCGCCTTCCGGGTCCGCGCGGTGCTGCTGCGCGCCGAGAACGGCGAACTCCCCGCCGGGGAAGCCGCGGTGGACACCCCGCCGGCGGCCCTGCACTCCCTCGCCGTGCTGGCCTCCCGCCCGGCGCCCGCCGGCCCGCCCCGACGCACCAGCGGCCCCGGCGGAGCCTGGGGCACCGTCCTGGACGTGCCGCAGCGCTCCCAGGAGGTCCACACCGGACACTGCCCGCAGTACGACGGGGGCGGCGAAGCCTGGGCGGGTCCGGCCTGCACCGCGATGCTCACCGCGTACTTCGGCCGCGGCCCCGCCGCCGACGACCTGCTCTGGCTCGACCCCCGGGACCCGTCACCCGACGTCGACTTCACCGCCCGGGCCGTCTACGACTACGCCTACCGCGGCTGCGGCAACTGGGCGTTCAACGCCGCCTACCCGGCCAGGTACGGCCTGCTCGGCCTGGTCACCCGGCTGCGCTCCCTGACCGAACTCGAACGCTTCATCCTCGCCGGCATCCCGGTGGCCACCGCGCAGGCGGCACGCAGCAGCGAACTCGGCGGCTACGCCGCGGCCGGCAACATCATGGTGGTGCGCGGCTTCACCGCCCACGGCGACGTGATCGTCAACGACCCGCTCTCCCCGACCGACGACACGGTCCGCAGGACCTATCCGCGCGGCGACTTCGAACGCGTCTGGCTGTCCGGCGGCGGCATCGTCTACCTCGTCCACCCGCCCGACCGGGCCCTGCCCGCCGGTGCCCCCGGAGCCCCCGCCACCTGGTGACGGGGGTGAGTGCCGCACCGGCACCGGCCGCCGCTGACACCCCGTCGGCGCTGCCGGGCCGGTCGGGTCAGTGCGGGTGTCGGCGGGTCAGGACGGTGTGGGTGGCCAGGCCCAGCAGGAGGCCCCAGAACGGGGCGCCGATGCCGAACAGGGTCATGCCGGAGGCGGTGGCCAGGAAGGTGACCACCGCGCCGTCGCGGCCCCGTTCCTCGGCGACGGCGGAGGCCAGGCTGCCCTGGAAGGAGGCCAGCAGGGCGACGCCCGCGATCACCGCGATCAGGGCGTGCGGCAGGCCGGTGAACAGGCTGACCAGGACGCCGCCGAAGCTGCCGACCAGCAGGTAGAGCAGGCCCGCGGACATGCCGGCCACGTACCGCCGGCGGGGGTCCGGGTGGCTCTCGGGGCTGGTGCAGATCGCGGCGGTGATGGCCGCCAGGTTGACGCCGGGCGAGCCGAACGGGGCGAGCAGCACCGACAGGCCGCCGGTCGCGCCGACCAGCAGCCGGTCGTCGGGCGCGTAGCCGGAGGCCCGCATGATGCCGAGGCCCGGGGCGTTCTGCGAGGCCAGCGCGACGATGGTGAGCGGCAGGGCCAGGCCGACGGCGGCGGGCCAGGAGAACGCCGGGGTGGTCCAGACGGGGTGGGTGGGGCCGCCGGAGCCCAGGTGCAGCGGGAGCCCGACGGTGGCCGCGGCCAGCAGCGCGCCCGCGAGCAGGGCCAGCGGGACGGCGTAGCGCGGCAGCAGGCGCTTGGCCAGCAGGAAGACGGCGAAGCTGCCCAGCACCAGGGCGGGAGCCGCGCGCAGTTCGGTGAAGATGCCCGCGCCGAAGGCGAACAGGATGCCGGCCAGCATGGCGTTGACGATGCCGGTCGGGATCGCCCTGATCAGCCGTCCGAACAGGCCGGTGACGCCGAACAGCGCGACGGCGACCGAGCTGAGCAGGAACGCGCCGACCGCCTCCGGGTAGGGGTACGCGCCGAGGCTGCCGATCAGCAGGGCCGCGCCGGGGGTCGACCAGGCGGTGATGACGGGGGTGCGGGTCCACCAGCTGAGCAGCAGGCAGGTCAGTCCGCTGCCGATCGACACCGCCCAGATCCAGGAGGCGGTGTGCGCCTGGTCCAGGTGTCCGGCGGCGGCCGCGGCGAGCACCACGACCAGCGGGCCGGAGAAGGAGACGGCGATGCACACCAGGCCGGCCAGCAGGGCGGGCACCGAGGCGTCGCGCCGCAGCGAGGGCCGGTCCGGCGGCGGGGCGGGGGACCCGACCGGGGCGGGCCCGACGGGAGCTGCGGTCCGATGATCTGACATTGCAGCAGTATCCCGCCGCCCGGTTCCGGTCCGTCCTCCTCGCGGTCGGTCGGTGGCGACGGCGGGCGCGGTGGGCGCGATAGGCACGGTGGGCCCGCCGGGGGACCGGGGGCGGACGCCGTCCACTTGATGATCAAAGGTGCTTGCTTGGTGGTCATATCGAGCAGCTTTGTGCAAACTCTGCGGGCAGTGGCGGCTCGTGTCAAGAGAACTCGCAATCGCGGCAGGGGGCTTGACAGTCGCCGGTCGGAGCCTCGAACATTCGTGGCACATTAACTAAAGCCACCTAAGAAAAACGGCTTCCGCTCCCCGGAGGAGGTGTCCCGTGGCAGGTCCCGCCCGTTCCGCGCCCACCGCGCCCACCGCGCCCACCGCGTCGGCCCGCGTTCCGCGCGGCCTGTTCGACCTGCCGTCGGGAGCGCGTCCCCCGGCGGGGCGGACCAAGGCGCAGACGCAGGACAGCCGTCCGCACAACCGTGCGCTGCTGCTGGCGGCGCTGTTCCACGACGGCGCGATGAGCCGGGCCGACCTGGTGCGGGCCTCCGGCCTGACCGCGCCGACGGTCTCCGCGCTGATCGCCGAACTGCGGGCCGACGGGCTGGTCGCGGACACCGGGCCGGACGCGCGGGCGCAGCGGCGGCGCGGCAAGCCGTCGGTGCTGGTGGAGATCCAGGACGACGCCGCGCACCTGGTGGCGCTCGACCTCTCGCACGCCGAGCACTTCCGCGGCGCGCTGCTGAACCTGCGCGGCGAGGTGGTCGAGCGGGCGCAGCTGCCGATCGGCGACGCGCTCGCGGACCGGGCCGCCGACCTGGTCGAGGAACTGGCCGCCGACCTGGTCGCCCGGGCGCCCGGCCGGGTCCTGGGCATCGGGGCGGCCAGCCCCGGCATCGTCGACGACCGGGGCGTCATCCGGCAGGCGGCGCACCTGGGCTGGCACGACCTGCCGATGGCCCGGCGGCTGTCCGACCGCTTCCACCTGCCCGCCCACGTCGGCAACGACGTCAACGCCGCGGCCCTGGCCGTGACCCGCTACCAGCGCAGCCGGGCGCAGAACCTGATGGTCGTCGCCACCGAGCACGGCGTGGGCGCCGGGCTCGTCGTCGGCGGAGCGCTGGTGGAGGGCGAACAGTTCGCCGCCGGTGAGATCGGGCACGTCACCGTGGAGGAGGACGGCGAGCCGTGCGTCTGCGGGCGCACCGGCTGCCTCGACCCGCTGATCGACGCCACCGCGCTGCGCCGCCGCCTGGCCCGGGTGCCCGAGGCCGACCGGCCGGCGGTGCTGGCCCGCGCCGGCCAGGCGCTGGGCACCGTGCTCGCCCCGATCGTGTGCGTGCTCAACCTCAACGAGATCATCCTGACCGGCCCCGCGGAACTGACGGGCGGTCCGTTCCTGGACGCCGCCGTCGAGACCGTCCGCTCCCGCACCCTCGCGCCGATCGGCAACGCGCTGAGCATCCGCCCGCTGCCCGACCCGGACCTCCTGCTGCTCGGCGCGGGATCGCTGGTCATCGCCGCGGAGCTCGGCGTCTTCTGACCCGCTCCGCCCCCCTCAGACCCCCGGCCGAAACCACCGACGGGCCGCGCGGCCCCGTCCGCGCGCCCGCACTCCGGCCGGCCCACCGCTGGTCCCCCGCACCGCCCGGCCACCCCGCCGGGTCCGAACCCTGGGAACGACATGAACCACTCCAGACGCGGCCCGGCCGCCGTCCTCGCCCTGTCCGCCGCGCTCGCGCTGAGCGCCTGCTCCTCCGCCGCCACCGACACCGGCGCCGACTCCGGGCCGAAGCCCGTCGACGCGGTCAAGGGCGAGGGCCGGACCCTCACCGTGTGGGTGATGGACGGCGACTA
This is a stretch of genomic DNA from Kitasatospora fiedleri. It encodes these proteins:
- a CDS encoding benzoate/H(+) symporter BenE family transporter, yielding MSDHRTAAPVGPAPVGSPAPPPDRPSLRRDASVPALLAGLVCIAVSFSGPLVVVLAAAAAGHLDQAHTASWIWAVSIGSGLTCLLLSWWTRTPVITAWSTPGAALLIGSLGAYPYPEAVGAFLLSSVAVALFGVTGLFGRLIRAIPTGIVNAMLAGILFAFGAGIFTELRAAPALVLGSFAVFLLAKRLLPRYAVPLALLAGALLAAATVGLPLHLGSGGPTHPVWTTPAFSWPAAVGLALPLTIVALASQNAPGLGIMRASGYAPDDRLLVGATGGLSVLLAPFGSPGVNLAAITAAICTSPESHPDPRRRYVAGMSAGLLYLLVGSFGGVLVSLFTGLPHALIAVIAGVALLASFQGSLASAVAEERGRDGAVVTFLATASGMTLFGIGAPFWGLLLGLATHTVLTRRHPH
- a CDS encoding ROK family transcriptional regulator, which codes for MAGPARSAPTAPTAPTASARVPRGLFDLPSGARPPAGRTKAQTQDSRPHNRALLLAALFHDGAMSRADLVRASGLTAPTVSALIAELRADGLVADTGPDARAQRRRGKPSVLVEIQDDAAHLVALDLSHAEHFRGALLNLRGEVVERAQLPIGDALADRAADLVEELAADLVARAPGRVLGIGAASPGIVDDRGVIRQAAHLGWHDLPMARRLSDRFHLPAHVGNDVNAAALAVTRYQRSRAQNLMVVATEHGVGAGLVVGGALVEGEQFAAGEIGHVTVEEDGEPCVCGRTGCLDPLIDATALRRRLARVPEADRPAVLARAGQALGTVLAPIVCVLNLNEIILTGPAELTGGPFLDAAVETVRSRTLAPIGNALSIRPLPDPDLLLLGAGSLVIAAELGVF
- a CDS encoding C39 family peptidase — its product is MTGHTPGGPTPRPRPAGAAPDHGTAALHRWDGADRFAAGTPEGLRPTAAAPAFPGRTALVWDGAIGSEPYADPFGHRPGTWQYARWTSPWTPVGLDPDGALGAHDLVPSWTATGPVGTRLTVDLQVRDAAGAESGWFTMARWAPGDEVVHRTTVPGQTDAFGTVEVDTLTAAPGRPVAAFRVRAVLLRAENGELPAGEAAVDTPPAALHSLAVLASRPAPAGPPRRTSGPGGAWGTVLDVPQRSQEVHTGHCPQYDGGGEAWAGPACTAMLTAYFGRGPAADDLLWLDPRDPSPDVDFTARAVYDYAYRGCGNWAFNAAYPARYGLLGLVTRLRSLTELERFILAGIPVATAQAARSSELGGYAAAGNIMVVRGFTAHGDVIVNDPLSPTDDTVRRTYPRGDFERVWLSGGGIVYLVHPPDRALPAGAPGAPATW
- a CDS encoding N-acetylmuramoyl-L-alanine amidase gives rise to the protein MPQPSQPPARSARRTALRGRTALAAAAALLPALAVAPQARAAEPAPGGERAAAFTAAAAEYHVPLQVLLGVSYLETRWDTHGGTPSTDAGYGPMHLTDAAGALAALPPHGDGTGAGAADGTGDPRGKDDAPQHVAEPRADPADATAPRLETLAEAARLTGATPQQLRTDPAANIRAGAALLAAHQAALGEGASADPAAWYGAVARYSGADDEATARQFADEVFEVIAEGQARQTDAGGGRVALAAARITPRTEQLARLHLRHTVDGADCPATLGCEWVPAPYQQLSDDPGDYGNHDLSDRPFNQKIDYIVIHDTETLYDPTLKLVQDPTYVSWHYTIRSADGHVANHVDPKDAAWHAGNWYVNAKSVGIEHEGFLAQGGQWYTEAMYRSSAKLVRYLSGKYGVPLDRAHVVGHDDVPGTTTGTIPGMHQDPGPYWDWDHYFDLLGRPFRAVGDARTAGLVTIDPDYAANTEPYYCGDTPADLCPVHGSASITLRTAPRDDAPLVTDIGIRPAPGDWSVYNHAARVSTGQQYAVADRSGDWTAIWYLGQKGWFRNPSAEPTALPALGLTVVAKPGRTSVPVYGRAYPEASAYPAGITPQAISPLPYQLLPGQRYSFGGAVHGEYYYSTTFDRASHTVVRGTNVYYQVQFGQRFMFVNADDVRLVPSWTPVPTGS